GGCCCCTGGCCACGCGCTCCGTCCGTCCAAGGCGCCCCCGGCGGCTACCAGCCGCGCTCGTGCCACTCCGGGAGCTTCGGCCGCTCGTCACCGAGCGTGGTGTCCTTGCCGTGGCCCGGGTACACCCAGGTCTCGTCCGGCAGGGCGTCGAAGAGCTTGGTCTCGACGTCGCGGATCAGGCTCGCGAACGCCTCCGGGTCCTTCCACGTGTTGCCGACCCCGCCGGGGAACAGACAGTCGCCGGTGAAGACGTGCGGGTGGCCGTGCGGGTCGTCGTAGATGAGCGCGATCGAGCCGGGCGTGTGCCCGACCAGGTGGCGCGCGGTGAGCTCGACATCGCCGACCTGGACGACGTCGCCGTCCTGGACCCGGACGTCGGTGGTGACCGGGATCCCGTCGGCGTCGTACGCGCCGGCGTACGTGACCGCGCCGGTCGCCGCCACGACCTCCGCCAGGGCCTGCCAGTGGTCGCCGTGCCGGTGGGTGGTGACGACGGACGCGATGCCGTCCTGGCCGATCAGCGTGAGGAGGGTCTGCGGCTCTGCGGCCGCGTCGATGAGCAGCTGTGCGCCGGTCGCCCGGCAGCGCAGCAGGTACGCGTTGTTGTCCATCGGACCGACCGCGACCTTCGAGATCATCAGGTCCTTCAGCTCGTGCACGTCCGCGGGTCCGCCGACCCTCACCGCTCCGCTGTACGTCATGGAATCAGCCTATAGCGGGGGGAGCTCCGGGAGACCGTCGCCGGAGAGGACGGCGAGGTGGGCGCCCTTGTCGCCGCGGCCGGACAGCCAGCCGAGCAGATCGGCGTAGGAGCCCTCCAGGGCGACCGGGGTCCCCTCCGTGCCACCGGTGGTCCAGCTCGGCCCGCCCGGGTGCGACGTGAGCGTCACCGGCGGCACGTCCGGGCGGCCGGACCAGCGGTCGGCGAGGAAGGCGATCTCGCGCTCGGTGAACTCGTCCGGCAGGTTCTCCAGCTCGTACCCGATGCCCAGGTCGACGTGGTGCAGGTCCACCTCGACCCAGCGGCGGAAGGGGATGCGCCGGGCCGCGTCGACGACGCCGTTGCGCAGCTCCACCTTCCGGTCCCAGTCGGCGGGCTCGGCGCCCACCGCGGCGAAGCGCTCGGCGCTCTCCCGCAGGTCGGCGAGCTGGACGTCGAGCGGGCGGGTGGCGTCGCGCTCGATGTCGGCGTCGCGGGTCGCGGCGTCCTCGTACATGGGCAGGCCCCGGAGAACGTTCACCAGGGCGTCGGCGTTGCGGGAGAGGTGGGCCAGGACGTGGCCCCGGGTCCACCCGGGAAGCCGTGACGGCTCGGCGAGCGCCGCGTTGTCCAGGGAGACGGCCGCGTCGAGGAGCCGGTCGGTCGCCTCGCGTACGGAGGCCAGGTCGCGCACATGGTCGATCATGGCGCCGACCCTAGCTGCCGCCACTCGTTCGGGTGAAGCGGGCAAGAAGCGTCCGGAAATCGAATGTGCGTGCTATAGGCTCGATGGAAGCATCCGGCATCCTTGAGTGTTGGGTGTTCAGGCACATCCGCTCTCTCAAGAAAGGTGCGGACCGGCGTGGCCGACCGTCTCATCGTCCGTGGCGCTCGCGAGCACAATCTCAAGAACGTCTCGCTCGACCTCCCGCGTGACTCCCTCATCGTCTTCACCGGGCTCTCGGGGTCGGGCAAGTCGTCGCTCGCGTTCGACACGATCTTCGCGGAGGGGCAGCGCCGTTACGTCGAGTCCCTCTCCTCGTACGCCCGGCAGTTCCTCGGCCAGATGGACAAGCCGGACGTCGACTTCATCGAGGGGCTCTCGCCCGCCGTCTCGATCGACCAGAAGTCGACCTCGCGCAACCCGCGCTCGACGGTCGGCACCATCACCGAGGTCTACGACTACCTCCGACTGCTCTTCGCCCGCATCGGCAAGCCGCACTGTCCCAAGTGCAGCCGGCCCATCTCGCGCCAGTCGCCGCAGGCCATCGTCGACAAGGTCCTCGAACTGCCCGAGGGCAGCCGGTTCCAGGTGCTCTCGCCGCTGGTGCGCGAGCGCAAGGGCGAGTTCGTCGATCTCTTCTCCGACCTCCAGACCAAGGGCTACAGCCGCGCCCGGGTGGACGGGCGGACCATCCAGCTCACCGAGCCGCCCACGCTGAAGAAGCAGGAGAAGCACACCATCGAGGTGGTCGTCGACCGCCTCACGGTCAAGGACTCCGCGAAGCGCCGGCTCACCGACTCCGTCGAGACCGCGCTCGGCCTGTCCGGCGGCATGGTCGTGCTCGACTTCGTCGACCTCCCCGAGGACGACCCCGAGCGCGAGCGGATGTACTCGGAGCACCTGTACTGCCCGTACGACGACCTCTCCTTCGAGGAGCTGGAGCCCCGCTCCTTCTCCTTCAACTCGCCCTTCGGCGCCTGCCCGGACTGCACCGGCATCGGCACCCGCATGGAGGTCGACCCGGACCTGATCGTCCCCGACGAGGAGAAGTCCCTCGACGAGGGCGCCATCCACCCCTGGTCGCACGGCCACACCAAGGAGTACTTCGGCCGGCTCATCGGCGGGCTCGCCCAGGCGCTGAACTTCGGCACCGACGTCCCGTACGCCGCCCTCCCGCAGCGGGCCAAGAAGGCCCTGATGCACGGCCACAAGACCCAGGTCGAGGTCCGCTACCGCAACCGGTACGGCCGCGAGCGGGCCTATGTCACCCCTGCCTTCGAGGGCGCGGTCTCCTTCGTCAAGCGGCGGCACAGCGAGGCCGAGAGCGACTCCAGCCGCGAGCGCTTCGAGGGCTACATGCGCGAGGTGCCCTGCCCCACCTGCGAGGGCACCCGTCTCAAGCCGATCGTCCTCGCGGTCACGGTCATGGACCGGTCCATCGCCGAGGTCTCGGCGATGTCCATCAGCGAGTGCGCCGACTTCCTCGGCGAGCTGACCCTCAACGCCCGCGACAAGAAGATCGCCGAGCGGGTCCTGAAGGAGGTCAACGAGCGGCTGCGGTTCCTGGTCGACGTCGGCCTGGACTACCTCTCGCTCAACCGCGCCGCCGGCACGCTGTCCGGCGGCGAGGCCCAGCGCATCCGGCTCGCCACCCAGATCGGCTCCGGACTGGTCGGCGTGCTGTACGTCCTGGACGAGCCCTCCATCGGCCTGCACCAGCGCGACAACCACCGGCTCATCGAGACCCTGGTCCGGCTCCGGGATATGGGCAACACGCTCATCGTCGTCGAGCACGACGAGGACACCATCAAGATCGCCGACTGGGTCGTCGACATCGGCCCCGGCGCCGGCGAGCACGGCGGGAAGGTCGTCCACTCCGGCCCGCTGAAGGAGCTGCTCTCCAACAAGGAGTCGATGACCGGGCAGTACCTGTCCGGCAAGAAGGCCATCGCGACGCCGGACATCCGGCGGCCGATCGACCCCTCGCGGCAGCTCACCGTGCACGGGGCGCGGGAGAACAACCTGCGGGACATCGACGTGTCCTTCCCGCTGGGCGTGCTCACCGCCGTCACCGGCGTCTCCGGCTCCGGCAAGTCCACGCTGGTCAACGACATCCTCTACACGCACCTGGCGCGCGAGCTGAACGGCGCGAAGTCGGTGCCCGGCCGGCACACCCGGGTGGACGGCGACGACCTCGTCGACAAGGTCGTGCACGTCGACCAGTCGCCGATCGGTCGCACCCCGCGGTCCAACCCGGCGACGTACACCGGCGTCTTCGACCACGTCCGCAAGCTGTTCGCGGAGACGATGGAGGCGAAGGTCCGCGGCTACCTGCCGGGCCGGTTCTCCTTCAACGTCAAGGGCGGCCGCTGCGAGAACTGCTCCGGCGACGGCACCATCAAGATCGAGATGAACTTCCTGCCGGACGTCTACGTCCCGTGCGAGGTCTGCCACGGCGCCCGCTACAACCGGGAGACCCTGGAGGTCCACTACAAGGGCAAGTCCATCGCCGAGGTCCTCGACATGCCCATCGAGGAGGCGCTGGACTTCTTCGAGGCGGTCCCGACCATCGCGCGCCACCTGCGCACGCTCAACGAGGTCGGTCTCGGGTACGTTCGGCTCGGCCAGTCCGCGCCGACGCTCTCCGGCGGCGAGGCGCAGCGCGTCAAGCTCGCCTCCGAGCTGCAGAAGCGCTCCACGGGCCGCACGGTCTACGTGCTCGACGAGCCGACCACCGGTCTGCACTTCGAGGACATCTCGAAGCTGATCAAGGTCCTGTCGGGTCTGGTCGACAAGGGGAACTCGGTGATCGTCATCGAGCACAACCTCGACGTCATCAAGACCGCGGACTGGGTCGTCGACATGGGCCCCGAGGGCGGCAGCGGCGGCGGTCTGGTCATCGCCGAGGGCACCCCGGAGGAGGTCGCCTCGGTGCCGGCCAGCCACACCGGCAAGTTCCTCCGGGAGATCCTCGGCGCGGACCGGATCAGCGACGCGACCATCCCGGCGGCGCGGAAGGCCCCGGCCGCCAAGAAGCCGGCAGCCAAGAAGGCGGTCAACTCCACGCCGGTGAAGAAGGCCGCAGCGAAGAAGGTCACGGCGAAGAAGGTCACGGCCGCCAAGACGGCCGCGAAGAAGACCGCCTCCCGGGCCCGCAAGGCCTGAGCGTCGCGACGGCGCGCGGGCGGGGCATGGGCCCCTCCGCCCGCGCGCGCCGTCCGGCCGGTACGCGTCGCGCGTACCGGCCTGGGCCTGCCCGGTCACCTGGGGCGGCCCCCACGAAGGGCCGCCGAACCGCGCCGGTATCGTCGGTTCGGCACCCCTGGTGCCCCCTTGCCCCGATCCCCACCGTGGAGCGCTCATGTCCGGCCAGACCCCCGCCCGCCGCACCGTCCTGAAGGGCGCGGCCCTCGCGGGCACCGCCGGGCTGGGCGTCGCCGCCTGCTCCACCGAGTCCAAGCTCGGCCACGCGCAGACCCCGACCCCGACCGCGCCCGTCGAGCTCGGCGCGCCGGAGGAGGTCCCGGTCGGCGGCGCGAAGCTCTACCGCGAGCAGCGGCTCCTCGTGCACTGCCCGGCGAAGGGCCGGTACAAGGCGTTCAGCGCCCAGTGCACGCACGCCGGCTGCGTCCTCGACAAGATCGAGGACAACGAGGGCAACTGCCCCTGCCACGGCAGCCGCTTCGACGTGACCGACGGCAAGGCGCTCAAGGGTCCGGCCACCAACCCGCTGCCCGCCGTCCCGGTCCGGGTCGTCGGCGGAAAGCTCGTCGCCGGCCCCGAGGCGTGACGAGCACCGCTCCCGTCCGACCGCTCACTGCGCCAGATACCCCCCGTCCACCGGCAGGATCGCCCCGGTGACGAAACTCGCCTCGTCCGAGGCGAGGAAGAGGATCGCGGCGGCGACCTCCTCCGGAGTGCCGAAGCGGGCCATCGGGTGGGCGCGGGCCACCTCATCCAGGTACTCCGGCCCGCCCGGCTCCACCCGGGCCGCCGCGACGCGCTCCGTCTCGATCGTGCCGGGGGCCACCGCGTTCACCCGGATCCCGCGCGCCGCCCACTCCACGGCGAGGTGCTTCGTCAGGCCGCTCGCCACGAACTTCGCCGGTCCGTAGACCGCTTGGCGGGCCTGCCCCGCCATCCCGGAGATGGACGACGTGCACACGATCGCGCCGCCGCCCTCCTGACCCGCCATCGCCTCGATCGCGTACTTACAGGTCAGGAACATGCCCCGGCCGTCCACGGCCATCACCCGGTCCCAGTCGTCGGCGGTCGCCTCCACCACGTCCAGCAGCGGGATCACGCCCGCGTTGGCGACCAGCACGTCGATCCGCCCGTACGACTCCACCGCCGCGGCGACCATCCGCCGGGCGTCGTCCTCCCGCGCGACGTCGCCGACCACCGTCACCACTCCGTCGCGCCCCGCGAAGAGCCGCCCGAGCCGCTCGCCGTCCAGATCCGCGGCCACCACCCGGGCCCCCTCGCGGAGGAAGCGCTCCGCCGTCGCCCGTCCGATCCCGCTCGCCGCGCCAGTGATCACACACGCCCGGTCCGTCAGCCTGCCCGATGCCCCATTCGTCATGTCCGGGCAACGAGCGCGGCGGCCCGGAGTGTCGGTGCCCGCCAGTAGGGTGGGTGCCATGGCAGACCCCTCCAGCTACCGCCCCAAGCCGGGACAGATCCCCGACTCGCCGGGGGTCTACAAGTTCCGCGACGAGCACCGCCGGGTGATCTACGTCGGCAAGGCCAAGTCCCTGCGCCAGCGCCTCGCCAACTACTTCCAGCCCCTGGCGAGCCTGCACCCGCGCACGGCCACGATGGTCACCACCGCCGCCTCCCTCGAGTGGACGGTCGTCTCCACCGAGGTCGAGGCGCTGCAGCTGGAGTACTCCTGGATCAAGGAGTTCGATCCCCGGTTCAACGTCAAGTACCGGGACGACAAGAGCTATCCGTACCTCGCGGTGACGCTCGACGAGGAGTACCCGCGGGTCCAGGTCATGCGCGGCCACAAGAAGAAGGGCGTGCGCTACTTCGGGCCGTACGCGCACGCCTGGGCGATCCGCGAGACCGTCGACCTGATGCTTCGGGTGTTCCCCGTACGGACCTGCTCCGCAGGGGTGTTCCGGAACGCGGCCTCGGCCGGCCGGCCCTGCCTGCTCGGCTACATCGGCAAGTGCTCGGCCCCCTGCGTCGGCCGGGTCACGCCGGAGGAGCACCGCGAACTGGCCGAGGAGTTCTGCGACTTCATGGCCGGCCGGACCGGCACGTACATCCGCCGCCTGGAGAAGCAGATGACGGCGGCGGCCGAGGAGATGGAGTACGAGAGGGCCGCCCGGCTCCGTGACGACATAGAGGCCCTGCGCCGGGCCATGGAGAAGAACGCGGTCGTCCTCGCCGACGCCACCGACGCCGACCTGATCGCGCTGGCCGAGGACGAGCTGGAGGCCGCCGTCCAGATCTTCCACGTCCGCGGCGGACGGGTCCGCGGCCAGCGCGGCTGGGTCACCGACAAGGTCGAGGCCGTGGACACCGCGGGCCTGGTCGAGCACGCGCTCCAGCAGCTGTACGGCGAGGAGAGCGGCGACGCGGTGCCCAAGGAGGTCCTCGTCCCGGCCCTGCCGGAGGACGCCGAGAGCGTCGGCGCGTGGCTCTCCGGCCGCCGCGGCTCCCAGGTGTCGCTGCGCGTCCCGCAGCGCGGCGACAAGAAGGACCTGATGGCGACGGTCGCGCGCAACGCGCAGCAGGCCCTCGTGCTGCACAAGACCAAGCGGGCCAGCGATCTGACCACCCGCTCCCGGGCCCTGGAGGAGATCGCCGAGGCCCTCGACCTGGACTCGGCGCCGCTGCGCATCGAGTGCTTCGACATCTCGCACCTCCAGGGCGAGGACGTCGTCGCGTCCATGGTCGTCTTCGAGGACGGCCTGCCCCGCAAGAGCGAGTACCGCCGCTTCCAGATCAAGGGCTTCGAGGGCCAGGACGACGTCCGCTCGATGCACGAGGTGATCGGCCGCCGCTTCAAGCGGTACCTCGCCGAGAAGGAGAAGACGGGGGAGTGGGCCGTCCCGGTCGACGGGGAGGTCCCCGTCGACGGTCCCGTAGTGTCCGGCGAGGTGCCCGCCCCCGGCGAGGGCCGGGACGAGGACGGCCGCCCGAAGCGCTTCGCGTACCCGCCGCAGCTCGTCGTCGTCGACGGCGGCCGGCCGCAGGTCGCCGCCGCCCGGCGCGCCCTGGACGAGCTGGGGATCGACGACGTCGCGGTCTGCGGCCTCGCCAAGCGGCTGGAGGAGGTCTGGCTGCCCGGCGACGACGACCCGGTCGTCCTGCCCCGCTCCAGCGAGGGCCTGTATCTCCTCCAGCGGGTGCGTGACACGGCTCACGACTTCGCCATCCGCTATCAGCGGTCCAAGCGGAGCAAGCGGGTCCGCAGCAGCCCCCTGGACGACGTCCGCGGCCTCGGAGAGACCCGCAAACAGGCGTTGATCAAGCATTTCGGCTCGGTGAAGCGGCTCCGGCAGGCGACAATCGAGCAGATCTGCGAGGTGCCCGGCATGGGCCGGAAGACGGCCGAGGCCGTCGCCGCGGCCCTCGCGACGGCCGCCCCGGCCGCGCCCGCCGTGAACACCGCGACAGGAGAGATCATGGAAGACGGGGGCAGCACAGGATGACCGAGCACGACCGAGAAGACGGAGCAGGACACGTGAGTACGGGCACGACGAAGGAGCCCGGCGAGGCTGCCGAGGCGGCCATCCCCGAGCTGGTGATCATCTCCGGCATGTCCGGCGCCGGCCGGTCCACCGCGGCGAAGTGTCTGGAGGACCTCGGCTGGTTCGTCGTGGACAACCTGCCGCCCGCGCTGATCCCCACCATGGTGGAGCTCGGCGCCCGTTCCCAGGGCAATGTCGCCCGCATCGCCGTCGTCGTGGACGTCCGCGGCCGGCGGTTCTTCGACAACCTCCGCGACTCCCTCGCGGACCTCGACTCCAAGCAGGTCACCCGGCGGATCGTCTTCCTGGAGTCCTCCGACGAGGCGCTGGTCCGCCGCTTCGAGTCGGTCCGCCGCCCGCACCCGCTGCAGGGCGACGGCCGGATCACCGACGGCATCGCCGCCGAGCGGGACCTGCTGCGCGAGCTGCGCGGCGACGCCGACCTGGTGATCGACACCTCCAGCCTCAACGTGCACGAGCTGCGCGCCAAGATGGACGCCCAGTTCGCCGGCGACGAGGAGCCCGAGCTGCGGGCCACCGTCATGTCCTTCGGGTTCAAGTACGGCCTCCCGGTCGACGCCGACCTCGTCGTCGACATGCGGTTCCTGCCCAACCCGCACTGGGTCCCCGAGCTGCGCCCGTTCACCGGGCTCAACGCGGAGGTCTCGAACTACGTCTTCAACCAGCCCGGCGCCAAGGAGTTCCTGGACCGGTACACCGAGCTGCTCCAGCTGATCGCCGCCGGCTACCGCCGCGAGGGCAAGCGGTACGTGACCATCGCCGTCGGCTGCACGGGCGGCAAGCACCGCTCCGTGGCCACCGCCGAGAAGCTCGCCGCCCGCCTCGCCGCGGAAGGGGTCGAGACCGTGGTCGTCCACCGGGACATGGGGCGCGAGTGAAACCGTACCGCCGGCGTACGTCCACCCTCTCCGTACGTACGCTCCGCAGGCGCGGCGCCCAACCGAAGGTCGTCGCGCTGGGCGGCGGGATGGGCC
This sequence is a window from Streptomyces sp. HUAS YS2. Protein-coding genes within it:
- a CDS encoding MBL fold metallo-hydrolase translates to MTYSGAVRVGGPADVHELKDLMISKVAVGPMDNNAYLLRCRATGAQLLIDAAAEPQTLLTLIGQDGIASVVTTHRHGDHWQALAEVVAATGAVTYAGAYDADGIPVTTDVRVQDGDVVQVGDVELTARHLVGHTPGSIALIYDDPHGHPHVFTGDCLFPGGVGNTWKDPEAFASLIRDVETKLFDALPDETWVYPGHGKDTTLGDERPKLPEWHERGW
- a CDS encoding maleylpyruvate isomerase family mycothiol-dependent enzyme; translation: MIDHVRDLASVREATDRLLDAAVSLDNAALAEPSRLPGWTRGHVLAHLSRNADALVNVLRGLPMYEDAATRDADIERDATRPLDVQLADLRESAERFAAVGAEPADWDRKVELRNGVVDAARRIPFRRWVEVDLHHVDLGIGYELENLPDEFTEREIAFLADRWSGRPDVPPVTLTSHPGGPSWTTGGTEGTPVALEGSYADLLGWLSGRGDKGAHLAVLSGDGLPELPPL
- the uvrA gene encoding excinuclease ABC subunit UvrA, which translates into the protein MADRLIVRGAREHNLKNVSLDLPRDSLIVFTGLSGSGKSSLAFDTIFAEGQRRYVESLSSYARQFLGQMDKPDVDFIEGLSPAVSIDQKSTSRNPRSTVGTITEVYDYLRLLFARIGKPHCPKCSRPISRQSPQAIVDKVLELPEGSRFQVLSPLVRERKGEFVDLFSDLQTKGYSRARVDGRTIQLTEPPTLKKQEKHTIEVVVDRLTVKDSAKRRLTDSVETALGLSGGMVVLDFVDLPEDDPERERMYSEHLYCPYDDLSFEELEPRSFSFNSPFGACPDCTGIGTRMEVDPDLIVPDEEKSLDEGAIHPWSHGHTKEYFGRLIGGLAQALNFGTDVPYAALPQRAKKALMHGHKTQVEVRYRNRYGRERAYVTPAFEGAVSFVKRRHSEAESDSSRERFEGYMREVPCPTCEGTRLKPIVLAVTVMDRSIAEVSAMSISECADFLGELTLNARDKKIAERVLKEVNERLRFLVDVGLDYLSLNRAAGTLSGGEAQRIRLATQIGSGLVGVLYVLDEPSIGLHQRDNHRLIETLVRLRDMGNTLIVVEHDEDTIKIADWVVDIGPGAGEHGGKVVHSGPLKELLSNKESMTGQYLSGKKAIATPDIRRPIDPSRQLTVHGARENNLRDIDVSFPLGVLTAVTGVSGSGKSTLVNDILYTHLARELNGAKSVPGRHTRVDGDDLVDKVVHVDQSPIGRTPRSNPATYTGVFDHVRKLFAETMEAKVRGYLPGRFSFNVKGGRCENCSGDGTIKIEMNFLPDVYVPCEVCHGARYNRETLEVHYKGKSIAEVLDMPIEEALDFFEAVPTIARHLRTLNEVGLGYVRLGQSAPTLSGGEAQRVKLASELQKRSTGRTVYVLDEPTTGLHFEDISKLIKVLSGLVDKGNSVIVIEHNLDVIKTADWVVDMGPEGGSGGGLVIAEGTPEEVASVPASHTGKFLREILGADRISDATIPAARKAPAAKKPAAKKAVNSTPVKKAAAKKVTAKKVTAAKTAAKKTASRARKA
- a CDS encoding Rieske (2Fe-2S) protein, producing MSGQTPARRTVLKGAALAGTAGLGVAACSTESKLGHAQTPTPTAPVELGAPEEVPVGGAKLYREQRLLVHCPAKGRYKAFSAQCTHAGCVLDKIEDNEGNCPCHGSRFDVTDGKALKGPATNPLPAVPVRVVGGKLVAGPEA
- a CDS encoding SDR family oxidoreductase; translated protein: MAPTLLAGTDTPGRRARCPDMTNGASGRLTDRACVITGAASGIGRATAERFLREGARVVAADLDGERLGRLFAGRDGVVTVVGDVAREDDARRMVAAAVESYGRIDVLVANAGVIPLLDVVEATADDWDRVMAVDGRGMFLTCKYAIEAMAGQEGGGAIVCTSSISGMAGQARQAVYGPAKFVASGLTKHLAVEWAARGIRVNAVAPGTIETERVAAARVEPGGPEYLDEVARAHPMARFGTPEEVAAAILFLASDEASFVTGAILPVDGGYLAQ
- the uvrC gene encoding excinuclease ABC subunit UvrC; this translates as MADPSSYRPKPGQIPDSPGVYKFRDEHRRVIYVGKAKSLRQRLANYFQPLASLHPRTATMVTTAASLEWTVVSTEVEALQLEYSWIKEFDPRFNVKYRDDKSYPYLAVTLDEEYPRVQVMRGHKKKGVRYFGPYAHAWAIRETVDLMLRVFPVRTCSAGVFRNAASAGRPCLLGYIGKCSAPCVGRVTPEEHRELAEEFCDFMAGRTGTYIRRLEKQMTAAAEEMEYERAARLRDDIEALRRAMEKNAVVLADATDADLIALAEDELEAAVQIFHVRGGRVRGQRGWVTDKVEAVDTAGLVEHALQQLYGEESGDAVPKEVLVPALPEDAESVGAWLSGRRGSQVSLRVPQRGDKKDLMATVARNAQQALVLHKTKRASDLTTRSRALEEIAEALDLDSAPLRIECFDISHLQGEDVVASMVVFEDGLPRKSEYRRFQIKGFEGQDDVRSMHEVIGRRFKRYLAEKEKTGEWAVPVDGEVPVDGPVVSGEVPAPGEGRDEDGRPKRFAYPPQLVVVDGGRPQVAAARRALDELGIDDVAVCGLAKRLEEVWLPGDDDPVVLPRSSEGLYLLQRVRDTAHDFAIRYQRSKRSKRVRSSPLDDVRGLGETRKQALIKHFGSVKRLRQATIEQICEVPGMGRKTAEAVAAALATAAPAAPAVNTATGEIMEDGGSTG
- the rapZ gene encoding RNase adapter RapZ, whose translation is MTEHDREDGAGHVSTGTTKEPGEAAEAAIPELVIISGMSGAGRSTAAKCLEDLGWFVVDNLPPALIPTMVELGARSQGNVARIAVVVDVRGRRFFDNLRDSLADLDSKQVTRRIVFLESSDEALVRRFESVRRPHPLQGDGRITDGIAAERDLLRELRGDADLVIDTSSLNVHELRAKMDAQFAGDEEPELRATVMSFGFKYGLPVDADLVVDMRFLPNPHWVPELRPFTGLNAEVSNYVFNQPGAKEFLDRYTELLQLIAAGYRREGKRYVTIAVGCTGGKHRSVATAEKLAARLAAEGVETVVVHRDMGRE